GCATGGAGCTCATGGCGGCGATCGCCGCGCTCGAGAGCCTGAAGCGGCCCATGACCGTCCGCCTGGTCACCGACAGCAACTACCTCAAGGGCGGGATCACGACCTGGCTGCGCGGCTGGAAGCGGAACGGCTGGCGCACCGCCGACAAGAAGCCGGTCAAGAACCAAGACCTGTGGGAGCGGCTCGATGCCGCCGCCGCGTCGCACCGCATCGACTGGCAATGGATCAAGGGCCATGCCGGCGACGCCCACAACGAGCGGGCCGACGGCCTCGCCCGCGCGGCGATCACGAACGCGCGGGCAAAGCTCCGGGCGGACCGTTGATCCGCGCTAGAGGGCCGAGAGCATGCTTTGGGCGTCGCTGACCTCGACGGCGCCGGGATTGTCCTCTATCTCGATCGAGGTGACCACGCCGTCCTCGATCAGCATGGCGTAGCGCTTCGACCGGACGCCGAGGCCGAAGCCGCGCGCATCCAGCTCGAGGCCGACCGCCTTGGCGAAGTCGCCATTGCCGTCGGCCAGCATCGCGATGCCTTCGGCCGCGCCGTTCTGGCTTGCCCAGGCATGAAGCACGAACGCGTCGTTGACGGCCGTACACGCGACGAGGTCGACGCCCTTGCCCGAGAACGCGTCGAGCGCGCGGACATAGCCCGGCAGGTGCTGATCGGAGCAGGTCGGCGTGAAGGCGCCCGGGACGGCGAAGAGCACGGCCTTCTTGCCGGCGAACAGCTCGTCCGACGTCGTTTCCTTGATCCCCTCGTCGGTCATCTGGCGAAAGGTCACGCTGGGCAGCCTGTCCCCTGCGGCGATGGTCATGGTCGCTTACTCCCTGGCGCATGTCCGTGGGTGATTACGCGGGCCGTCATACCATGGGAGGGTGCGATTGCGAGCGGCATTGATTGGCCCGCCGGTTGCCCCATGATTGTCTCCATCACCTGCCGGCCGCTTGCTGGCACGACGACGAGGACATATCTCATGGCCATGAGCAAAGTGCCCGACGCGCCCGAATCCCTGGCCGGTCATCTCCTGGTCGCCATGCCGCAAATGGCCGATCCGCGCTTCGCGCGGAGCGTCATCTACCTGTGCGCCCACTCGGCCGAGGGGGCCATGGGCCTGGTCGTCAACCGGACGCTCGACACCGTCACCTTTCCCGGGCTGCTGGAGCAGCTGGGCATCGACTCGCCGGCCGAGGCGAACGAGCAGGTCCATTTCGGCGGTCCGGTCGAGTCGAGCCGAGGGTTCGTTCTGCACTCGGCCGACGTCGTCCAGGAAGCGAGCCTGGTCATTACCGACGATTTCGCCCTGACCGCGACGCTCGATATCCTGCGCGCGATCGCGAAGGGGGAGGGGCCGAGGCAGCACGTCCTGGCGCTCGGCTATGCCGGTTGGGCGCCCGGCCAGCTCGACACCGAAATCCAGGAGAACGGCTGGCTGCTCGTCCCGGCCGATGCCGACATCGTCTTCTCGCGGGACAACGACAACAAGTACACGCGCGCTCTCGCCAAGATCGGCGTCGACGTCCACCTGCTGTCCAGCCAAGCCGGGCACGCCTGACCGATCGCGCGCCGGCGGTCCCGCGCGCCGGCGGTCCCGCGCGGCGGGTGCCGGGTCGATCCTTGTTGTCGTGTGTTCATCTTCGCAATGCATAGTGGTGGCGGCCGCCGTGCCCCGGCGCGTCGTCGACGGCCGGCGATGGCGGCGGCATGAACCCTGCTTGCGGGAAAACCGATCGAAGCCGGCCCTGGACAAGACCGTATGCGTTGCGCGCGCTGCCACGCGGCGAACGACCCGACCCGATCCTTTTGCCGCCAGTGCGGGACCAGGCTGACCGACACCGCGCCCAATCGGTGCACATGCGGCTTCGTAAATCGGGCGACCGACCAATTCTGCGGCGGATGCGGCCGGGCGCTTTCGGACGCGGCCGGCACCGCCGAGGGGCAGGGCTCCTGGTCGGCCACGGCCGCCGATCGGCGCCAGATCACCGTGCTGTTCTGCGACCTGGTCGGGTCGACCGCGCTGTCGGAACAGCTCGATCCCGAGGACATGCGCGAGCTGCTCCGCTCCTACCGCGAAGCGGTCGCGACGATCGTCCGGCGCTATGAAGGCAATATCGCCCGCTTCGTCGGCGACGGAATCCTGATCTATTTCGGCTATCCCGTCGCGCACGAGGACGACGCGGCGCGGGCGGTGCTGGCCGCGCTCGAGGTGCCGCCCGCGGTTCGCGCCCTCAAGGTGACCTGGACGACCGAGCCGAATTTCGAGCTCAACGTGCGCCTGGGCATCCACACCGGCCTGGTCGTGGCCGGCGACATCGTCACCGGCTCGACCGTCGAAGGCATGGCGGTCGTCGGCGAGACGCCCAACATCGCCAGCCGCGTGCAGAACTACGCCGAGCCGGGCGCCGTGCTGATCACCGGCCAGACCTACCGCCTGATCGAGCGGCAGTTCGTGGTCGACGACCTCGGCGCCCACGCCATGCGCGGCGTCAGCGCGCCGATCCGGATCTTCCGCGTGCGCGGCGTCAGCGGCCTGGTCGATCGCCTCGAGACGGCGGCACATCTCACGCCCTTCGTCAATCGCGAAGCCGAGCTCGGTGCGCTGCTGACCAATTGGCACGACGCGACCCTCGCGGCCGGGCGTATCGTCCATGTCGTGGGCGAGGCGGGGATCGGAAAGTCGC
Above is a genomic segment from Geminicoccaceae bacterium SCSIO 64248 containing:
- the rnhA gene encoding ribonuclease HI, coding for MGETEDRVVEIHTDGACSGNPGPGGWAAVLVWRGLEKEISGYDPVTTNNRMELMAAIAALESLKRPMTVRLVTDSNYLKGGITTWLRGWKRNGWRTADKKPVKNQDLWERLDAAAASHRIDWQWIKGHAGDAHNERADGLARAAITNARAKLRADR
- a CDS encoding peroxiredoxin — encoded protein: MTIAAGDRLPSVTFRQMTDEGIKETTSDELFAGKKAVLFAVPGAFTPTCSDQHLPGYVRALDAFSGKGVDLVACTAVNDAFVLHAWASQNGAAEGIAMLADGNGDFAKAVGLELDARGFGLGVRSKRYAMLIEDGVVTSIEIEDNPGAVEVSDAQSMLSAL
- a CDS encoding YqgE/AlgH family protein — its product is MAMSKVPDAPESLAGHLLVAMPQMADPRFARSVIYLCAHSAEGAMGLVVNRTLDTVTFPGLLEQLGIDSPAEANEQVHFGGPVESSRGFVLHSADVVQEASLVITDDFALTATLDILRAIAKGEGPRQHVLALGYAGWAPGQLDTEIQENGWLLVPADADIVFSRDNDNKYTRALAKIGVDVHLLSSQAGHA